Within Streptomyces sp. SS1-1, the genomic segment AGCGCCGCCGTGGCCGCGATCCTCGTGCACCACACTCGTCCCGTCGCCGGCGTGCCGGTGCCGACCCTGCACGGGTACCAGCTGGCGTTCGTCATGGCGGGCGTCGTCGCCGTGGTGGCCGCCGTCGCCGCCTGGTGCATCCCCGCCGACCCGGCCGGCGGCGGGGACGGTGTCCGGCCCGCGGCCGAGGGCGGCACCCGGGGCGCGCGGGACGAGGCGCTGGAGGGAGCATGAGTGCCGTGAGCACTCCACCCGTCACGCCCACACCGGCCCGCAGGGACGCCGCCTCGACCAAGGCGGCCATCCTCCGGGCCGCCCGGTACCTGCTGGCCCGGCACGCGCACGCCGACATCACCCTCAAGGCCGTCGCCGACCGCGCCGGCGTCAGCCCGCCGCTGATCCTCAAGTACTTCGGCAACAAGGACACCCTGTTCGCCCAGGTCATGTCCTTCGAGGCCGACGCCGAGGCCCTGCTGGCCGCGCCGCTGGAACGCCTCGGCGCCCATATGGTCCGGCATGTGCTGGTCAGCCAGACCGAGCAGGGCGCCGACCCCCTCCTGCGGATCGTCTTCGCGCCGCTGCACGGCGAGCAGGGCGACATCCTGCGCGCCAACTTCCGCCGCCAGGTGACCGAACGCATCACCGCGCGCCTCGACGGCCCCGACGCCGGTCTGCGCGCCGAACTGACCGTCGCCACGCTCCTCGGCCTCGGCGTGATGTACGGCATCGCGCGCGGCACCCAAGTGCGCGCGACCGCCGTCGACGAGCTGGTCGACCGGTACGCACCGGCCGTGCAGGCCCACCTCACGCCCTGAAAGCGACTGCGGCCCGCACCACAGCATCACGCAAAAAGTTGCGCGTCTTTGCGTTCACTTGCGCCGACGGTGCGTAAGTGAACGGCATGCGGCTGCGTGCTCGCAGGGAAGGGCGAGGTACGCCAACGGCCCCCGCCGATGGGCGGATTGAGGGCCGCCGTCCACCGGTCTCCGGCGCCCCCGCGCCTCTGGAGCCCTCCGCTGAGCGGTTCTGGTGAAATTTGTGCTGTCGGGACTGTAGACCAGCTCACACACCTCTGCAATATTTCGATGAATCAATGCAAAATCCTGCCCCCATCGGGCCGGTCCTCCCCGAACGAGCCGCCCTCGCCGCCCCCGGCGTGCGAGCCTCCCCAGGAAGTGACCCCGCATGACTCGACACAAGCCGAGATCCCCGCAACGGCGCACGGCCCTCGCCCTGCTCGCGTGTGCCGTCGCGGTACTGGGCCTGCCCGCCGTGGGCGCCCACGCGGCCGGCGGTCCTGACGCCGCCGCGACCGCCCCGGCCACGGCGGGCAGCGCCTTGCGCGCCCACACGGCGGCCGCCGTCACCGACGGCGACACCGACACCTACTGGCAGGCCGCGAAGAAGTCCGCCCAGTGGGTCCAGACCGACCTCGGACGCGGCAAGCGCGTCCGGCAGGTCGTACTGCGCCTGCCCGAGCACTGGGAG encodes:
- a CDS encoding TetR family transcriptional regulator — encoded protein: MSAVSTPPVTPTPARRDAASTKAAILRAARYLLARHAHADITLKAVADRAGVSPPLILKYFGNKDTLFAQVMSFEADAEALLAAPLERLGAHMVRHVLVSQTEQGADPLLRIVFAPLHGEQGDILRANFRRQVTERITARLDGPDAGLRAELTVATLLGLGVMYGIARGTQVRATAVDELVDRYAPAVQAHLTP